tcctggtcagtcactgccagttcagaccccatgaacgtatatgtgaaattaggattatttgccccaatatgcatcactttacatttgtttacactgaaaCTCATTTGCCACATTTGATAGCACATGACATGTGATCACACAATTTCTTGTATTGTCTCGCTTGGTCCTCAAATGAGTACCCAACTTTTGGGCTTCTTTTGATGCCAGTTTTTGGTCTCCCAAGGCAGAAGTTATAGCTGCCCATTGGGGGGGGTGGAGTAATCTAAGCTTTAATTAGGTGTAACAGGGCAGCAGtgttttccctctcctccccccataaaaaaacaaaagtgaTCCGTACACATGCTGTTTTTAACTAGTTCTTATTCCGTATGAAATATGTTTTTTTTCccaaaaaataaacatttaaaagtgCAACTGGTACACATACATGCCAGTGGAGCACAAAGCACCTGCATGCAATAAATGCTACATTTGGGTTACGAGGGAGCAGTTAATTAAGCTGATATTTGATTAGTGGAAAATACAAACTTGAGCCCCACCTCTAACCTGCATATTGTCCATTAAATTTCTGGTCTTCAGAGGGAAGTAATTCCCTCGTGTGCATAGGTGATGAATCAAGAGAATCACAAGCTTTGCATACATACAAAAAAATATTTAGGGGGAAATGCTGGGGGGGATGCCCCCCAAACAGTCCGGtaaggtttttgtgtgtgttcaatGGCCATAGAATGCTGTCTGAtcatggaggggaggggggacagaatggagtatcctggaagagacaACCATTGTATGGCTAGGTCATTTTCTGGTTCACACTGAgaaactattttaaaatgtctGCAGGGATGGAAGTGAGAGCTACCCACACAAATAACTAGAATCTAAGTTTATATTGCTGGCATTGGGCCACCAGTGTGTCCACCCTCTTTAAAAAAAGACCTTAAGAGGTAGCAGCAAAAAGCAGAACCCCTGGTTTTTCAATAGCCCCCTTTAAGTGTTAGAACTGAGATTAAATAGCACATATAAGGACTGAAGGGCTACATGTCTCATCCCCCAATGTCCAGTCACAGCTGTTTCCTTCAGCATGAAGGTGTAAAGGGGGCTTCTAACCACATTCAACCAAACACACAGCAAAGTCTCCCTGTGATCAGAGCATCCCTGGTGAGGGTTTGTGGATGTAGGTAGgcttctaagcacattcagctgAAAATGTGAAGGTCAGAAGTGAAGCTGATGGGGATGTTGAGATGTGAGGATGGCACCAATAGCCCCTCACATGAGTTTTGAAACCCAAATTTATCTAACGCCTGAATAGGATTCATCTTGGTTATTAGTGTGGAACATTTTAAACATAACTCTGCTAATGAGTTTTCTAAAACATAAACAGTTCATTATTCTCATAATGCAGGTTGAAAGGGGCTGACAGTCCTATAGTGCAGTTAACACTGAATACGACAGTTCAGACTTTTGAAACAATCAGTCTTTTGAAACAGTCTTTTGAAACAATCCTGGGCTGTGGTTCATTGTTATGCCCCTATTTGTGGAGTGGGGGCTCTGCTAAAAAGAGAGAATAACTTCCATTAACCCTGCACTGTAATCCACTGTCAGTATTGCAGGCAATCAGGCGAAACATGCACATCAGCAATCAGTTGCAACCTTTTGTTGTGGGGCTTCACTTATTTCCTGTTGACACACCCAAGATTTTCATAAGCTGCTTTGCCTAGCAGACAAATTCCTTCTAAAAGCAACTTTTAAAAGCAATCAACGTTTAAGAGCAACTTTGCAAAGTCAAAATCTATTTCTGCATTATACTGTCCATTATTTCTGGTGTACGGTTCTGACATATTCTGCTATTGTTCAGTTCAGTGATCTGTTGTGGACTTTCTTCCTGTTTTGATTCAGTTGGACGGAATcttgccctcagtcttctcaaatgATGCATCAGTCCATATCTGAAATACACACACAGGGAAACAACACCTGTAGCAGTTATGACAAATGCAattcctccagaagttgctgcaaTGACAATATCCGGGCTTGGTGGAGGAGGCCCACTGTCAATACTGCCACCATAACCTTCATTTacacagtctggaggggcccagccATAATCACAATGACAATGTCTGTGGGTGTTACATATTCCCCGATTATGGCACTTTCTGACATCACAATCGTACTTTAAGAGAGAGACACTCATGCATTGCCCATCAATACACATCATATCAGTGCCACAAGGAACACCATCTCTCACTGCTCCAATATCAGGTATTTCCATTCCACTGTGGTAGTCAGTTCCCCAGCACTGCCTATTTCCAGAGTATGTTTGAACTATGGTGCTGTGTTCCTCCAAAGAAGGTAACTCGTTAACATTGTCACACTGGATTCGGCCACACAGGATATTCTTAGCATTACATTTTTTATAAGACACATGGAACTTATATAAGCCACAGTTACCAAAGCGATCACCTCGACCATTCACTTCCATAAAGCAAGCCTTTGAAGCAACTGTTGCTTTCTTACCAAAGATCATTTTGCACTGCCCATTGTGTGTCGTGCAATTCCCATGATAACAGTATGCACCATCACTGCATGGGGCACCATCTTGTACATAAACATCTTCGGGACACCACTCTGAAGTCCCATTGCAGTACTCAGGAAGATCACAGATGCTAATTTGTTGTCTGCAAACAGATTGAGCTGGAACATATTGACACTTAGCACAGCACTGTCCAAAAGCACACATGGCAGCTGGACGCAACATGCAATTAGACTGGCAACATGTGTCCGACTTACATTGATCTGGTGAGCCACAGTCACATTGCTCTCCATCTTCCACTACTTTATTGCCACACCGCTTGAGTTTATACATTTTATCAGGGTGTGGTGGAATTAGCAAACATGGACTGTTCCTTAGCTCAAAATAATCATTATAACTGCAATTGCTAAACTTATCAGTGTTTGCCTGAGATGCAGCCATAATGCAGGCATGTCGTTCACAAGTACAGTATTTTCCATCATGTTGCATGCCAAGATTATGCCCTAATTCATGGACAAATGTGTTTGAAAAATCAGACAAGCTATAACCCACATACGATTCAACACCGGATGCCCGATCAGTACGACAGATTGTTCCTAAGTATGCTAACCCACGCGTACGTCCAAAACTCTTATATACAAATAAGTGACCAGCATCATTCTTTAGATGTTTATTCAGGGTGTTTGTTCTCCAATCATTGAAAGTGGAAAGCAGGGTATTGATGTTGTTATCAATAACAATGAGGTTCTTTTCTGTCCAAATCTCTAATCCAGCTAAAGTTACAAGGACACTAAGTGGCTCATATAATGAATTTGCAACATGGATGACATCCAGAACATTCATGGCAGCAACAGTTTCATTTCTATCAATTCTGTCATATCGTTCATAATCCACTACAATTGCAACCTCTGCATACCGGGTGTGCGTCCACCAGTCTCCTGTCCGAGCATCCTTAGCCACTATATTGTCTGATTTCTGGATCATGGCCACTTGACGACTTTGCTCTTCCTCTGTTAGCCCACAGTTCATGCGGACAGCACCTCCCTTTTCTTCCAGCCTATACACCACATGTTGGGAAGTAGCAGATGCCTGCACAGGCACAATTTCATAGGTCTGATTTTCTAATCGCAGCAGACCCCTGAGTCCCCCTGAGCAAGTGCTGAGAGTGACCAGAGAGAAAGGCTTGCCCTGTATAAAGCCACGGTAGAAACAGTCATCTCTGATGAAAGGATAGTCCACCTGGAGGTCCCCCTCCTTACTGTAAGTGAAGACAGGGAAGTGTTTAGAGACAAAGCCTTTCTTCTGTTTGAGATGCACCACATGGCCCTTCCCATCAATCTGCAACAGGTAGGTGACATCGGGTTCTTGTTGTCCATATCTGGGGGTCAGTTTCCTTGGGATGGTCACCTCATAAGAGGCATACCTAAAACCCTGTGGTGGTTTCTGACCTGCAGTCTCAGTCAGAACATTCCACGAGATTAGCACTAGCAGCCATAAATGATAGCTAGTCTTTTTCCCTGATGGGTAAAGCATTCTCCAGATCACTGCTCTGGCTTCTTATCCCAGACAGAAAAGCCTGTCAGAGCTGATAGCACACCAgaaagaacacaagaagctgGTTGTCTGTGAGATAGACGAGGAAAGGGAGGATTCTGTCCATGTAACAGTTGTTACAGTTACCTTTAGAATGTAGGCGGGGCGTGGGGAATCAGAGAAGGAATAGAATGGGAAAGAGAGTGGTGTAAAGGTAAAGGAGCCATAAAGATGGCTGGGTGAAAGGGTTACAGGAAGAAGAGGTAAGTGGAATTGGATTTGAGGTGCGGAGGAGCAGAAATAGAAGAGAGTCCAATAAACTGACAGTGCAGATAGCAGGCATATGTGGCAATGGCATGCAGGATTTGGAGTATGTGTACAGCATATGTTTGATATGGGGGTACCTCCTTTGGACTTTCTTCATTGGAGTAAATGAAAATGTGGAATATGTACATCTAACTCTTGgatcagtttgttgttgttatgtgccttatggcgaccctatgaatctgtgacctccaagagcatctgtcatgaactaccctgttgagatcttgtaagttcaggtctgtagcttcctttatggaatcaatccatctcttgtttgatctttctctttttctactcccttctgttgttcccagcattattgtcttttc
This DNA window, taken from Rhineura floridana isolate rRhiFlo1 chromosome 2, rRhiFlo1.hap2, whole genome shotgun sequence, encodes the following:
- the LOC133378004 gene encoding disintegrin and metalloproteinase domain-containing protein 20-like, whose product is MLYPSGKKTSYHLWLLVLISWNVLTETAGQKPPQGFRYASYEVTIPRKLTPRYGQQEPDVTYLLQIDGKGHVVHLKQKKGFVSKHFPVFTYSKEGDLQVDYPFIRDDCFYRGFIQGKPFSLVTLSTCSGGLRGLLRLENQTYEIVPVQASATSQHVVYRLEEKGGAVRMNCGLTEEEQSRQVAMIQKSDNIVAKDARTGDWWTHTRYAEVAIVVDYERYDRIDRNETVAAMNVLDVIHVANSLYEPLSVLVTLAGLEIWTEKNLIVIDNNINTLLSTFNDWRTNTLNKHLKNDAGHLFVYKSFGRTRGLAYLGTICRTDRASGVESYVGYSLSDFSNTFVHELGHNLGMQHDGKYCTCERHACIMAASQANTDKFSNCSYNDYFELRNSPCLLIPPHPDKMYKLKRCGNKVVEDGEQCDCGSPDQCKSDTCCQSNCMLRPAAMCAFGQCCAKCQYVPAQSVCRQQISICDLPEYCNGTSEWCPEDVYVQDGAPCSDGAYCYHGNCTTHNGQCKMIFGKKATVASKACFMEVNGRGDRFGNCGLYKFHVSYKKCNAKNILCGRIQCDNVNELPSLEEHSTIVQTYSGNRQCWGTDYHSGMEIPDIGAVRDGVPCGTDMMCIDGQCMSVSLLKYDCDVRKCHNRGICNTHRHCHCDYGWAPPDCVNEGYGGSIDSGPPPPSPDIVIAATSGGIAFVITATGVVSLCVYFRYGLMHHLRRLRARFRPTESKQEESPQQITELNNSRICQNRTPEIMDSIMQK